In a genomic window of Myxococcales bacterium:
- a CDS encoding biotin--[acetyl-CoA-carboxylase] ligase, producing MSWLGAARQAHDTCASTNDLALAWARAGAPHGAIVIADAQRAGRGRHGRAWASPPGRSLYLSIVVRLGPTVPVPPLTLAIGVGVCDAIRGEGVTAAGLKWPNDVLVGGKKLAGVLCESTADAVVVGVGVNANGAAADLPPEVSARATTIADELGRWIEREALLERLLAELAPWIERYQAGGVAAIAPAWTERMVPDLRVRTDRATGIARGIDRAGALEVEDDAGALHRVSSGDVEWIV from the coding sequence GTGAGCTGGCTGGGCGCGGCGCGGCAGGCCCACGACACCTGCGCGTCGACCAACGACCTGGCGCTGGCCTGGGCCCGGGCCGGCGCGCCCCACGGCGCGATCGTCATCGCCGACGCGCAGCGCGCCGGCCGCGGCCGCCACGGCCGCGCCTGGGCGTCGCCGCCGGGCCGCTCGCTCTACCTGTCGATCGTCGTGCGCCTGGGCCCGACCGTGCCGGTGCCGCCGCTGACCCTGGCGATCGGCGTCGGCGTGTGCGACGCGATCCGCGGCGAGGGCGTGACCGCCGCCGGGCTCAAGTGGCCCAACGACGTGCTGGTCGGCGGCAAGAAGCTCGCCGGCGTGCTGTGCGAGTCGACCGCCGACGCGGTCGTCGTCGGCGTCGGCGTCAACGCCAACGGCGCCGCGGCCGACCTGCCGCCCGAGGTGTCGGCGCGGGCCACCACGATCGCCGACGAGCTCGGGCGCTGGATCGAGCGCGAGGCGCTGCTCGAGCGCCTGCTGGCCGAGCTGGCGCCGTGGATCGAGCGCTACCAGGCGGGCGGGGTCGCCGCGATCGCCCCGGCGTGGACCGAGCGCATGGTGCCCGACCTGCGCGTGCGCACCGATCGCGCCACCGGGATCGCCCGCGGGATCGATCGCGCGGGCGCGCTCGAGGTCGAGGACGACGCTGGCGCGCTGCACCGCGTCAGCTCCGGCGACGTCGAGTGGATCGTCTGA
- the nadC gene encoding carboxylating nicotinate-nucleotide diphosphorylase translates to MSASPLRGLALLPHVRRLIELALDEDLGRGDVTTAATVGASTATAIAVMNARVPLTVFGLDLGAAVFALVDPRIEVERHVDDGARVEGARAPLLTARGPAAELLMAERTALNFVQRLSGVATMATRYAAAVAGTPCRVVDTRKTTPGYRVLEKAAVAAGGCGNHRFDLGSGILIKDNHIVACGGVRAAVERARARAPHPLRIECEVTDAAELAEALDAGAELVLLDNMTPAQVAAAAATAHARGVKVEVSGGVTLATLRAYAEAGADLISVGALTHSAPAVDIGLDFVPA, encoded by the coding sequence ATGTCGGCATCGCCCCTGCGCGGCCTCGCGCTCTTGCCCCACGTCCGTCGGTTGATCGAGCTCGCGCTCGACGAGGATCTCGGCCGCGGTGACGTCACCACCGCGGCCACGGTCGGCGCGTCGACCGCGACCGCGATCGCGGTGATGAACGCGCGCGTGCCGCTGACGGTGTTCGGCCTCGACCTCGGCGCGGCGGTGTTCGCGCTGGTCGATCCCCGGATCGAGGTCGAGCGCCACGTCGACGACGGCGCCCGGGTCGAGGGCGCGCGCGCGCCGCTGCTGACCGCGCGCGGCCCGGCCGCCGAGCTCTTGATGGCCGAGCGCACCGCGCTCAACTTCGTGCAGCGGCTCTCGGGCGTGGCGACGATGGCGACGCGCTACGCCGCGGCCGTGGCCGGCACGCCGTGCCGCGTGGTCGACACCCGCAAGACCACGCCCGGCTACCGCGTGCTCGAGAAGGCCGCGGTCGCCGCCGGCGGCTGCGGCAACCACCGCTTCGATCTCGGCAGCGGCATCCTGATCAAGGACAACCACATCGTCGCGTGCGGCGGCGTCCGCGCCGCGGTCGAGCGGGCTCGGGCCCGGGCGCCGCACCCGCTGCGGATCGAGTGCGAGGTCACCGACGCCGCCGAGCTGGCCGAGGCGCTCGACGCCGGCGCCGAGCTGGTGCTGCTCGACAACATGACGCCGGCCCAGGTGGCCGCGGCGGCGGCGACCGCCCACGCCCGCGGCGTCAAGGTCGAGGTGTCGGGCGGCGTCACGCTCGCGACCCTGCGCGCCTACGCCGAGGCCGGCGCCGATCTGATCTCGGTCGGCGCGCTGACGCACTCGGCGCCCGCCGTCGACATCGGCCTCGACTTCGTGCCGGCGTGA
- a CDS encoding HAD family hydrolase, which translates to MRAAALFDLDHTVLTSDTGMSWMRFQRRRGELSALELGRAIYWSLLYKAAVLDLEALATRLTAELAGQSEAEMAARAAEWYRTDVIPMIAPAARHAIASHRTAGDLIALATGATQYSAESVARGLGIDHTLCSRLEVVDGAFTGRLATMCFGGYKVDLAEAFARAHDVDLAASTFYSDSYNDLPLLERVGTPVAVNPDLRLWRHARARGWRIEQWR; encoded by the coding sequence ATGCGCGCCGCCGCCCTGTTCGACCTCGATCACACGGTGCTCACCAGCGACACCGGCATGAGCTGGATGCGGTTCCAGCGCCGGCGCGGCGAGCTGTCGGCGCTCGAGCTCGGCCGCGCGATCTACTGGAGCCTGCTCTACAAGGCCGCGGTGCTCGACCTCGAGGCGCTGGCGACCCGGCTCACCGCCGAGCTGGCGGGCCAGTCCGAGGCCGAGATGGCCGCCCGGGCCGCCGAGTGGTACCGCACCGACGTGATCCCGATGATCGCGCCGGCGGCGCGCCACGCGATCGCGAGCCACCGGACCGCCGGCGATCTGATCGCGCTGGCCACCGGCGCGACCCAGTACTCGGCCGAGTCGGTGGCGCGCGGCCTCGGCATCGATCACACGCTGTGCTCGCGGCTCGAGGTCGTCGACGGCGCCTTCACGGGGCGCCTCGCGACGATGTGCTTCGGCGGCTACAAGGTGGACCTGGCCGAGGCGTTCGCGCGCGCGCACGACGTCGACCTGGCCGCGTCGACGTTCTACTCGGACAGCTACAACGATCTGCCGCTGCTCGAGCGGGTCGGCACGCCGGTGGCGGTCAACCCCGACCTGCGGCTGTGGCGCCACGCGCGGGCGCGCGGCTGGCGCATCGAGCAGTGGCGGTAG
- a CDS encoding beta-ketoacyl-[acyl-carrier-protein] synthase family protein — MARTVDIAITGLGLVCPLGNSVASALARACRGESGIRRYTSPWVDPAHPQLHERVGGTVVDFDAGALIEPKFAARHEPAVLFALAAAAEALAQAGLPGADDRARIGCIVGGGLPGAELWHRSLHAAYARDRPDEIARLAAIAITGTAVTGMLALRHQLAGPSVGVANACASGTSAIALAADQIRLGRADAMLVGGCESSMRSLMAYASFVAAGMNTTREPRGACAPFAAGRQGFVLAEGAGMLVLERLDRARARGARVLGLLAGASLTNDAYHVISPEPSGAAWARAIELALAEAGIAPDEVDAVSAHATGTPAGDVAETRALRLALGARAERVPVSATKSMHGHAFGAAGAIETALAIAAMNAGVVLPTINLGTPDPACDLDYVPHEARRHPVRVLLKNGFGAGGVASCLVIRRDPSA; from the coding sequence GTGGCTCGCACCGTCGACATCGCGATCACCGGCCTCGGCCTGGTCTGTCCCCTCGGCAACTCGGTCGCGTCCGCGCTGGCGCGCGCGTGCCGCGGCGAGAGCGGCATCCGGCGCTACACCTCGCCGTGGGTCGATCCCGCGCACCCGCAGCTGCACGAGCGGGTCGGCGGCACCGTCGTCGACTTCGACGCCGGCGCGCTGATCGAGCCGAAGTTCGCCGCGCGCCACGAGCCGGCGGTGCTGTTCGCGCTCGCGGCCGCGGCCGAGGCCCTGGCCCAGGCCGGGCTGCCGGGCGCCGACGATCGCGCGCGCATCGGCTGCATCGTCGGCGGCGGCCTGCCCGGCGCCGAGCTGTGGCACCGCTCGCTCCACGCCGCGTACGCGCGCGATCGCCCCGACGAGATCGCCCGGCTCGCGGCGATCGCGATCACCGGCACCGCGGTCACGGGCATGCTCGCGCTGCGCCACCAGCTGGCCGGGCCGTCGGTCGGCGTCGCCAACGCGTGCGCGTCGGGCACGTCGGCGATCGCGCTGGCGGCCGATCAGATCCGCCTGGGCCGCGCCGACGCGATGCTGGTCGGGGGCTGCGAGTCGAGCATGCGCAGCCTGATGGCCTACGCGTCGTTCGTCGCCGCCGGCATGAACACCACCCGCGAGCCCCGCGGCGCGTGCGCGCCGTTCGCGGCCGGCCGCCAGGGCTTCGTGCTGGCCGAGGGCGCCGGCATGCTCGTGCTCGAGCGGCTCGATCGGGCCCGCGCGCGCGGCGCCCGGGTGCTCGGCCTGCTGGCCGGCGCCAGCCTGACCAACGACGCCTACCACGTCATCAGCCCCGAGCCGTCGGGCGCCGCCTGGGCCCGCGCGATCGAGCTGGCGCTGGCCGAGGCCGGGATCGCGCCCGACGAGGTCGACGCGGTGTCGGCCCACGCCACCGGCACCCCGGCCGGCGACGTCGCCGAGACCCGCGCGCTGCGGCTGGCGCTGGGCGCCCGGGCCGAGCGCGTGCCGGTGTCGGCCACCAAGTCGATGCACGGCCACGCGTTCGGCGCGGCCGGCGCGATCGAGACCGCGCTGGCGATCGCGGCGATGAACGCCGGCGTCGTGCTGCCGACGATCAACCTCGGCACGCCGGATCCGGCGTGCGACCTCGACTACGTCCCGCACGAGGCCCGGCGCCACCCGGTGCGCGTGCTGCTCAAGAACGGCTTCGGCGCGGGCGGCGTCGCGAGCTGCCTCGTCATCCGCCGCGACCCGTCGGCGTAG